Part of the Actinomycetota bacterium genome, TTCTCGTCCGCCGTACGGCCGTGCGCGACGCCACCCCCGACCCACTGCGGGGAACGGATGGAGCCGTGCCGCGCCCGTCCGGTGCCCTTCTGGCGCCACGGCTTGCGGCCACCGCCACGGACCTCGCCGCGGGTCTTGGTCCTGGCCGAGTCCTGGCGAGCGTTGGCCAGCTGTGCCGTGACGACCTGGTGCATCAGCGGCACGTTGACCTGGCCGTCGAACCACTGCGCGGGGAGCTCGACTGTCCCGACCGTCTCACCCGAGAGGTCCTTGACGTCAGCCGTCAGCGACGATACGTGCGGTTGCCCGGTCATCGCCCAGCTCCCGTCCGCGCCGGCGCCTTCACCGCGTCCTGGATCAGGACGACGGACCCGTTGGCGCCGGGCACGGCTCCCTTCACCAGGAGCAGGTTGCGGGCGGGGTCGACGTCGGCCACTTCCAGGCTCTGGATCGTCACCCGCTGGTTCCCCGTCCGGCCCGCCATCCGCTGGCCAGGGAACGTGCGCGATGGGGTGGCGCAGGCTCCGATCGCGCCAGGGTGGCGGTTCTTCTTCTTGACGCCGTGGCCATCGCCCATGCCGGCGAAGTTGTGGCGCTTCATCACGCCGGCGAAGCCCTTGCCCTTGCCGTGACCGGTGACGTCGACCAGGTCACCGGCGGCGAACACGTCACAGGTGACCGTGGCGCCGAGGTCGGTGTCCGGCGCGGCGTCCAACCGGATCTCCGCGATGCTGCGTGCGCCGTCGGCCCCGGCCTTGGCCAGGTGACCGGCGAGTGGCTTGTTGACCTTCCGGCGCGTGCCGTACGCCAGCTGCAGGGCGTTGTAGCCGTCAGTCTCGACCGTCTTGACCTGCGTCACCGTGCACGGACCGGCCTGGATCACCGTCACGGGGGTCACACGGCCGTCATCGTCGAAGACCTGGGTCATCCCCAGCTTGCTGCCCAAGATCCCTCTTGATGCCATGTCTCGCCCTCTTCCTACTCTTGTCAACGTCTGCGGTACAGAGGTGGGTCACCGAGCTACAACTTGATCTCGATGTCCACACCCGTCGGAAGCGACAGGCCCATCAGCTTGTCGATCGTTTTCTGCGTCGGCATGTGGATGTCGATCAGCCGTTTGTGGGTGCGCATCTCGAAGTGCTCGCGTGAGTCCTTGTACTTGTGG contains:
- the rplC gene encoding 50S ribosomal protein L3 → MASRGILGSKLGMTQVFDDDGRVTPVTVIQAGPCTVTQVKTVETDGYNALQLAYGTRRKVNKPLAGHLAKAGADGARSIAEIRLDAAPDTDLGATVTCDVFAAGDLVDVTGHGKGKGFAGVMKRHNFAGMGDGHGVKKKNRHPGAIGACATPSRTFPGQRMAGRTGNQRVTIQSLEVADVDPARNLLLVKGAVPGANGSVVLIQDAVKAPARTGAGR